In a single window of the Kiloniellales bacterium genome:
- a CDS encoding extracellular solute-binding protein, giving the protein MRTWKACLAAVGLTAAAATGANAQDKEITLCWAAWDPANALVELSKDFTAETGISMKFEFVPWTNFADRFLNELNSGGKLCDLLIGDSQWIGGSATYGHYVKLNDFFEKEGISMDDFLPATVYAYSTWPKGAPEYWALPAMGDALGWVYRKDWFARPELQSEFKAKHGRDLAPPKTWTELKEVAEFFQEREIDGKKVYGAAIFTERGSEGITMGVTSALYSWGFKYQNPDKPYDMKGFVNSADAVEGLEFYKTMYECCTPPGYSDSYMVANLDAYKSGQVAMMMNWFAFFPGLAKDEAVGGEKTGFFVNPGQKIEASTLGGQGISVVSYSDKKDLALQYIKWFAKPDVQKKWWSLGGYSCHTAVLGDPDFAKTAPFAADFLKAMSGVQDFWQEPTYAELMQSMQKRVHDYVVADKGTAQEALDKLIEDWTVTFEDDGKL; this is encoded by the coding sequence ATGCGGACATGGAAGGCGTGTCTGGCCGCCGTGGGACTCACGGCTGCGGCCGCGACCGGTGCCAACGCTCAAGACAAGGAGATCACCCTCTGCTGGGCGGCCTGGGACCCGGCGAACGCGCTGGTCGAGCTGTCCAAGGACTTCACGGCCGAGACCGGGATCTCGATGAAGTTCGAGTTCGTGCCCTGGACCAACTTCGCCGACCGGTTCCTGAACGAGCTGAACTCCGGCGGCAAGCTCTGCGACCTGCTGATCGGCGACAGCCAGTGGATCGGCGGCTCCGCGACCTACGGCCACTACGTCAAGCTGAACGACTTCTTCGAGAAGGAAGGCATCTCGATGGATGACTTCCTGCCGGCCACGGTCTACGCCTATTCGACCTGGCCCAAGGGCGCCCCGGAGTACTGGGCCCTGCCCGCCATGGGCGACGCGCTGGGCTGGGTCTACCGAAAGGACTGGTTCGCCAGGCCAGAGCTTCAGTCCGAGTTCAAGGCCAAGCACGGCCGCGACCTCGCGCCGCCCAAGACCTGGACCGAGCTGAAAGAGGTTGCCGAGTTCTTCCAAGAACGCGAGATCGACGGCAAGAAGGTCTATGGCGCCGCCATCTTCACCGAGCGCGGCTCCGAGGGCATCACAATGGGTGTGACCTCGGCGCTGTATTCTTGGGGCTTCAAGTACCAGAACCCGGACAAGCCCTACGACATGAAGGGCTTCGTCAACTCGGCCGACGCGGTGGAGGGCCTCGAGTTCTACAAGACCATGTACGAGTGCTGCACGCCGCCAGGCTATTCCGACTCCTACATGGTCGCCAACCTGGACGCCTATAAGTCGGGCCAGGTGGCCATGATGATGAACTGGTTCGCCTTCTTCCCGGGCCTGGCCAAGGACGAGGCCGTGGGCGGCGAGAAGACCGGCTTCTTCGTCAACCCGGGCCAGAAGATCGAGGCCTCGACCCTCGGCGGCCAGGGCATCTCGGTCGTGTCCTACTCGGACAAGAAGGACCTTGCGCTGCAGTACATCAAGTGGTTCGCCAAGCCCGACGTCCAGAAGAAGTGGTGGTCGCTGGGCGGCTACTCCTGCCACACCGCGGTCCTGGGAGATCCCGACTTCGCCAAGACGGCGCCCTTCGCGGCCGACTTCCTCAAGGCCATGTCCGGCGTCCAGGACTTCTGGCAGGAACCGACCTACGCCGAGCTCATGCAGTCGATGCAGAAGCGGGTGCACGACTACGTCGTGGCCGACAAGGGCACGGCCCAGGAAGCCCTCGACAAGCTGATCGAGGACTGGACCGTGACCTTCGAGGACGACGGCAAGCTTTAG